The following proteins are co-located in the Bacteroidota bacterium genome:
- a CDS encoding M48 family metallopeptidase translates to MKKKAIVATLFVFILIACSKVPISNRRQVNMLPESTLMSMSLTSYRDFLKQKVIVPKSDPQAQMIERVGTNIAKSVTTFLKRKKNTKRIKNFKWEFNLVNDPTVNAWCMPGGKVVFYTGILPITNDEAGIAVVMGHEIAHAVARHGNERMSQQLLVAAGGISLAIALNEKPKEARDIFLSSYGIGTTLGVLKYSRTHESEADKMGLVFMAMAGYNPEVAVGFWERMANQAKGAKPPEFISTHPSDERRIKDIKEFLPQAKKYYKVS, encoded by the coding sequence ATGAAAAAAAAAGCAATTGTTGCTACACTTTTTGTGTTTATTTTAATTGCTTGTTCAAAGGTGCCTATCTCCAACAGAAGACAGGTAAACATGCTTCCAGAGAGTACCTTGATGAGTATGAGTTTGACAAGCTACCGTGACTTTTTAAAACAAAAGGTAATTGTGCCTAAGTCAGATCCACAAGCACAAATGATAGAAAGAGTTGGAACCAATATTGCAAAATCTGTAACTACCTTTTTAAAAAGAAAAAAGAACACCAAACGGATAAAAAATTTCAAATGGGAATTTAATCTTGTAAATGATCCAACTGTAAATGCCTGGTGCATGCCAGGGGGAAAAGTTGTTTTTTATACAGGAATTTTGCCAATTACAAATGATGAAGCTGGTATTGCAGTTGTAATGGGACATGAAATTGCCCATGCTGTTGCACGCCATGGAAATGAACGCATGAGCCAGCAACTTTTGGTAGCAGCTGGTGGCATTAGCCTCGCAATTGCCCTTAACGAAAAACCAAAGGAAGCACGTGATATATTTTTATCCTCTTATGGTATAGGTACAACCCTTGGTGTTTTAAAATACTCACGTACACATGAATCTGAAGCCGATAAAATGGGATTGGTTTTTATGGCTATGGCAGGTTATAATCCTGAAGTTGCTGTTGGCTTTTGGGAGAGAATGGCAAACCAGGCTAAGGGAGCAAAACCACCTGAATTTATTTCAACTCACCCCAGTGATGAAAGAAGAATTAAAGACATAAAAGAGTTTTTACCCCAGGCGAAAAAATATTATAAGGTTTCCTGA
- the floA gene encoding flotillin-like protein FloA (flotillin-like protein involved in membrane lipid rafts): protein MNEGIGIIILIAFAALIGLWMLFYFIPVGLWFQATLSGVKTSLLQLIFMRWRKVPPSVIVNAMINSRKAGLILNSDELEAHYLAGGRVQAVVNALISADKANIPLDFKSATAIDLAGRDVLEAVQMSVNPKVITTPPVAAVAKDGIQLIAKARVTLRANIRQLVGGAGEETILARVGEGIVSSIGSAVSHKQVLENPDSISKVVLAKGLDAGTAFEILSIDIADIDVGKNIGAELQMDQANADKNIAQARAEERRAMAVAVEQEMKAKAQEARAKVIEAEAQIPMAIAEAFRSGNLGIMDYYKMQNIQADTEMRDSIAKPRNGPKKE, encoded by the coding sequence ATGAATGAAGGAATTGGTATAATTATTTTAATAGCTTTTGCGGCTTTAATAGGTCTTTGGATGTTATTTTATTTCATCCCTGTTGGTTTGTGGTTCCAGGCAACATTGTCAGGAGTAAAAACATCTTTGCTACAGTTAATATTTATGAGATGGAGAAAAGTTCCACCTTCAGTTATAGTAAATGCAATGATTAACTCACGCAAGGCAGGATTAATATTAAACAGTGATGAACTTGAAGCGCATTATCTTGCCGGTGGAAGGGTGCAAGCAGTTGTTAATGCACTTATATCTGCTGATAAAGCAAATATTCCACTTGATTTTAAATCAGCCACGGCAATTGATCTTGCAGGAAGAGATGTTTTGGAAGCAGTTCAAATGTCTGTAAATCCTAAAGTAATTACTACACCTCCTGTTGCTGCAGTTGCAAAAGATGGTATCCAGCTTATAGCTAAAGCAAGAGTAACACTTAGGGCGAATATCCGTCAATTGGTTGGAGGAGCGGGAGAAGAGACTATTTTGGCAAGAGTAGGTGAAGGTATTGTTTCATCAATTGGTTCTGCAGTTTCACATAAACAGGTTCTTGAAAATCCTGATTCAATTTCCAAAGTAGTACTTGCAAAAGGACTTGATGCGGGAACTGCTTTTGAAATTCTTTCCATTGACATTGCGGATATTGATGTTGGAAAAAACATTGGAGCTGAACTTCAAATGGACCAGGCAAATGCAGATAAAAATATTGCCCAGGCAAGAGCAGAGGAAAGAAGAGCAATGGCTGTTGCTGTTGAACAAGAAATGAAAGCAAAAGCACAGGAAGCAAGAGCCAAGGTTATTGAGGCTGAAGCGCAAATCCCAATGGCAATTGCAGAAGCTTTCAGAAGTGGTAATCTGGGAATTATGGACTATTACAAAATGCAAAATATTCAAGCAGATACCGAAATGAGGGATTCTATTGCCAAACCAAGAAATGGTCCTAAAAAAGAGTAA
- a CDS encoding DUF4249 domain-containing protein, giving the protein MLKKSLITLIVVSLSSSCQMIVTVDIPEHKPTLVVNSIIDPSETFIAHISNSLGVLDRASIKNVDVASVEVYENDVFLEKLEFIGEGTYISNDKKPISGNNYKIIVNAVPYDPIEASILIPQSVQVSNIVYTKSAYTDPNFGILSSISFSIHDPIGIKNYYATNVFFMDTLLYMGVSPVYIHTNDPAIESDSYGSTEILFGDDHFSGKEYRFEILFGSSELGYMEEEGEYELFLNFSSVSKEYFQYKTTLSKHMQTSGNPFAEPAPVYTNVQNGLGVFASKNSKIFFIQR; this is encoded by the coding sequence ATGCTGAAAAAATCATTAATCACCCTTATTGTAGTTTCTCTTAGCAGTTCTTGCCAGATGATTGTTACTGTGGATATTCCTGAACACAAACCAACACTTGTGGTAAATTCTATAATTGATCCTTCCGAAACTTTTATTGCCCATATTAGCAATAGTCTTGGGGTGCTAGACAGGGCAAGTATAAAAAATGTAGATGTTGCCTCGGTTGAAGTTTATGAAAATGATGTTTTTCTTGAAAAGCTCGAATTTATAGGAGAGGGAACATATATTTCAAATGATAAAAAACCAATTTCTGGAAACAACTATAAAATTATTGTTAATGCTGTGCCTTACGATCCAATAGAGGCAAGCATTCTGATTCCACAATCCGTTCAGGTGAGCAATATTGTTTATACTAAATCTGCTTATACCGATCCAAATTTTGGAATTCTTTCAAGTATATCCTTTAGCATTCATGATCCGATAGGAATTAAAAACTATTATGCTACAAATGTTTTTTTTATGGATACTTTGCTCTATATGGGAGTAAGCCCTGTTTATATTCATACCAACGATCCGGCTATTGAATCAGATAGTTATGGTTCAACAGAAATCCTTTTTGGCGATGATCACTTTAGCGGAAAGGAATATAGATTTGAAATCTTGTTTGGATCATCGGAGTTAGGTTATATGGAAGAGGAAGGAGAATATGAACTTTTTCTTAATTTTTCATCTGTTAGTAAAGAGTATTTTCAATATAAAACAACGCTTTCCAAACATATGCAAACCTCTGGGAACCCCTTTGCCGAACCCGCTCCTGTTTATACAAATGTACAAAATGGCCTGGGTGTATTTGCCTCTAAAAACAGTAAGATTTTCTTCATTCAGAGGTAA
- a CDS encoding TonB-dependent receptor, whose product MLNKVSLVFIAVSLIFSFSVQAQKYTISGYISDEATGEKLIGASIYEPNLKTGTTTNLYGFFSFTVQSADSVTILIRYIGYKSQAITMQSSKDVQLNFKLSPSIELKTFEIVEVREVKIEEKSQMSVIEIPISQIKSIPAFLGEVDVLKSLQLLPGVQSGGEGASGLYVRGGGPDQNLILLDGAPVYNASHLFGFFSVFNADAIKNVQLTKGGFPARYGGRLSSVIEINLKEGNTQKFSGEGSVGIIASRLTLEGPIIKDKTSFIISARRTYIDILARPIINQASDGNGTGGYYFYDLNAKINHKISEKDHVFLSFYSGDDRFYAKNKGEYTYDGNKNIYSDEFKIGWGNSTSTLRWNHIITPKLFSNTSLIYSRFNFYTEILSKSTEITPNKTYTNDFALKFLTGIEDISGKIDFDYIPSTNHYIKFGVGNINHAFNTGAIQYKSASTGSTGVDTTLGTSKIYANELSAYIEDDYRISARLKANFGMHYSGFSVKNNYYQSFQPRFSGRYFITENLAFKASYAKMMQFIHLLANAGIGLPTDLWVPSTDKIKPQVSDQVAAGFARTLRHKDNDYEVSIEGYYKIMENIIDYKGGANFFNQSQNWESQVEAGKGWSYGTEFFVQKKTGRTTGWIGYTLSWTERQFPEINFGEKFPYKYDRRHDISFVLNYKITDNIDVSGTWVYGTGNAITLPIARYIAMPEYSSYYYSSEIEHYESRNGFRMRAYHRMDLGVNFRKVKKWGERTINVSVYNAYNRKNPYFYAFSNDEGGNRVIKQYSLFPILPSISYNFKF is encoded by the coding sequence ATGCTAAATAAAGTTTCCCTTGTATTTATTGCAGTTTCTCTTATTTTTTCTTTTTCGGTCCAAGCTCAAAAATATACCATTAGTGGATATATTTCGGATGAAGCTACTGGCGAAAAATTGATTGGGGCGAGCATTTATGAACCTAATTTAAAAACAGGTACTACAACAAATCTTTATGGTTTTTTTAGTTTTACTGTTCAATCAGCTGATTCTGTAACCATACTCATAAGGTATATAGGATATAAAAGCCAGGCAATTACAATGCAGTCTTCCAAAGACGTGCAATTAAATTTCAAACTATCACCTTCTATTGAATTAAAAACATTTGAAATAGTTGAGGTGCGGGAAGTAAAAATTGAGGAAAAATCTCAAATGAGTGTAATAGAAATACCTATCTCACAAATAAAGTCTATTCCTGCATTTTTAGGAGAGGTTGATGTCCTAAAAAGTTTACAACTTCTTCCGGGTGTTCAATCCGGAGGAGAAGGGGCTAGTGGCCTATATGTTAGGGGAGGAGGACCAGATCAAAACCTTATACTACTTGATGGGGCTCCTGTATACAATGCCTCACATTTGTTTGGTTTTTTCTCTGTTTTTAATGCAGATGCTATAAAAAACGTACAATTGACAAAAGGTGGATTCCCTGCAAGATATGGAGGTAGATTATCTTCGGTTATTGAAATAAATCTTAAAGAAGGAAACACTCAAAAATTTTCAGGAGAAGGTTCCGTTGGCATTATTGCATCACGGCTAACCTTAGAAGGACCAATAATTAAGGACAAGACTTCCTTTATAATTTCAGCAAGAAGAACATATATTGATATACTTGCAAGACCAATTATTAATCAGGCCTCCGATGGTAATGGCACAGGAGGGTATTACTTTTATGATCTGAATGCCAAAATAAACCACAAAATTTCCGAAAAAGACCATGTATTCCTTAGTTTTTACAGCGGTGATGACAGGTTTTATGCTAAAAACAAAGGTGAATATACTTATGATGGAAATAAAAATATTTATAGCGATGAATTTAAAATTGGATGGGGTAATTCTACTTCCACACTTCGCTGGAACCATATTATTACACCAAAATTATTCAGCAACACCTCCTTAATTTATAGCAGGTTTAATTTTTATACTGAAATTTTAAGCAAAAGCACTGAAATTACTCCTAATAAAACCTATACAAATGATTTCGCATTGAAATTTTTAACCGGAATTGAAGACATAAGCGGCAAAATTGATTTTGATTATATTCCATCCACAAACCATTACATAAAGTTTGGTGTTGGTAATATTAATCATGCTTTTAATACAGGTGCCATTCAATATAAATCAGCAAGTACAGGGTCTACGGGAGTTGATACTACTTTGGGTACTTCTAAAATATATGCAAATGAACTTTCTGCCTACATTGAGGATGATTATAGAATATCAGCCCGTTTAAAAGCTAATTTTGGTATGCATTATTCAGGGTTTTCGGTAAAAAACAATTATTACCAATCCTTCCAGCCGAGGTTCTCGGGCAGGTATTTTATTACTGAAAACCTTGCATTTAAGGCATCTTATGCTAAAATGATGCAGTTTATCCACTTGCTTGCAAATGCAGGAATTGGTTTACCTACGGATTTATGGGTTCCTTCAACGGATAAAATTAAACCCCAGGTGTCTGATCAAGTTGCGGCTGGATTTGCACGAACATTAAGGCATAAGGACAATGATTATGAAGTGAGTATTGAAGGCTATTACAAGATAATGGAAAATATTATTGATTATAAAGGAGGTGCAAATTTTTTCAATCAATCACAAAATTGGGAATCACAAGTTGAAGCAGGAAAAGGCTGGTCTTACGGAACTGAATTCTTTGTTCAGAAAAAAACAGGACGTACTACAGGATGGATTGGATATACTTTATCCTGGACAGAAAGGCAATTTCCTGAAATTAACTTTGGTGAAAAATTTCCTTACAAATACGACAGGAGACACGATATTTCTTTTGTGTTAAATTATAAAATAACGGATAATATCGATGTTTCCGGTACTTGGGTTTATGGGACAGGAAATGCCATTACATTACCAATTGCCAGGTATATAGCAATGCCTGAATATTCATCGTATTATTATAGCAGTGAAATTGAACATTATGAATCCCGAAATGGATTTAGAATGAGAGCATACCACCGTATGGACCTGGGTGTGAATTTTAGAAAAGTGAAAAAATGGGGAGAAAGAACAATTAATGTGAGTGTATACAATGCCTACAACCGAAAGAACCCCTATTTCTACGCCTTTAGTAATGATGAAGGGGGCAATCGGGTAATAAAGCAATATAGCCTGTTCCCCATATTGCCATCTATTAGTTACAACTTTAAATTTTAA